The sequence TCCTATTATTTGTTGAACAACAGCTACAGTAAAACAACAAGCAGAGACAACCCCATACTTCCAGCCTGGGTTGCATTGCAGAGTCTagccttcctttttttttttttttNNNNNNNNNNNNNNNNNNNNGGGTGGTGGAGGGATGTTGCACTGtggaggtgggggtggggattCTTATCTTATCGCCAAGCTTGTTTTGAAATGTAGGTTCATCCATCCACCCAGGAATAAAGCAGAGTACTCCATACAGTCTACTTTCATTAATATTGCAATTGTGACTACTGGAATTCAAAAGGAACCAGACAGCCAGGAAATAACTGTATATAACCTGGACTTTCAGATTCAGTAGAAAATACAATGCAGAGGTTCAAGGGGTAGAGAAATGACTATATATACCTTGGACTTCTTCAACTTGGACTTGTTCTCTGCACACCAAGCTAGGGCAGGAGCTACCTCCTTATTCTGAAGAGCATCAATAACTTTTTTGGCTTCTTGAAAGACGTCAATGTCAACAAGATCCTGTCACAAAAAGATCGTGTATGGTTAACAATCTCGTGAGTTTGCACAACTTAAACATTCTCATTGTTAATACATATAAGTGCTTGGAAACTTGCATTTATCAGGACAAACAGGAAAtaatttgattttgagattTCGATCATATCTCATGAAATAATTTGGTTTTTTGACAAAGGTCGAAATGACATGGGCCTCAATTCACCAAGCATGCAAGGTTTCAGTTGAAATCTCAGTACTGTTTTGGGATTCTGTTTTGGTTTgaccaaaaaaattacttttgtGTTGCATAAAAGATAATTTTCGATCAAAATGGGTCAACAAGGTACATTGTACACTATAAATTATGTGTAGCATAGACTATATATGAGAAAGTATACAACAAGGTATGTCGGacactaccaacctagggtaCAAAACCAAACCAGCATTTTGGGGTGTGTTTTTTTAATAATCTAAAGGTTCCAATATGTTCAGAGATGCTTAATTAGGGTTTCCCTAAAGTTTAGGGCCCAAATACGCCGAAATGGTCAAACGGATCCAACCACTGAAACATGCATGGTTTCAGCTGAAAACCCAAAATCGAAACTGAAATTTCAAACCTTTCAAAAAGGTTACCAAAAATACAAGTTTATATGAGAATGAAAAAGAGAGAATCCTATCAAAACTCCAAGGGAATGGAGATACTAAGGAGAAAtccccaaaattcaaatctCTATGAGAGTCGCAAAATGATTTGACAGAGCAATATCTAAATAATAGCATGATAACCACATGAATCCTATTCTACAATTCCTCTCTGTTTTTCTCTCTGTCTCATCTAAAAgtgtaaaatataaaattccTTCTATCTCAAGGACCTCAACTGACCGCATCTTTTGGTGTCTTAACCTTATTCTTTTTCAGCCTTCAGCTGATACCAAATCACACTGGTGCAACTGTTGTTCTTTGTTTCACATGAATTGAAAAATATTCTATGTCCCTCGAGATGCTTTGTCCTATAATTCTATACTCTCTAATCTTGAAACCTATCCATATAAAAATCCTCATCTCATATGTAATCCTTACAAGGGACTTTCATTTCTCAACTGTTTACAAAAATTTTGCCTAGTCATACGGATACTTCTGCTGCAAAACACTCTAGAAGCACAGATCTACTTCATGCGCCCAGTTAAGTGTGTGATCTCAGGACTCATCATCCAAATTGATAATAACTCAACCCAGCACCTAACAATCTTCTATTTCTCCTACGCTTACTATTCATATGAAACTATTAGAGCTCTTCTTGCTATGATAAGAAAGACTGCAAAATACTAAATTTAACAGACAATCCAGTGATGGGACGCAGCCATATGAAACAAGACTAGTAACCATAGGAATGGCGAGAAATAATACCTGTAAATGACTGCTTTCTGCAAGCATGGCTGCTGTGTCATAGTAAGACATACGCAACATGTAGTCCACAAGAAAGCGCTTTTCGCGTGTGTTGTTCCACTCATATACGTTCTCCGTCTGTGCTGCCTCTAAGTGGTTCAGCCGAGCCCGACACCTCTGCAATTGCAAGTTCTCGGTCCGACTACCCTCTTCCAACTAATTTACCAAAACGAACAATTAACAATCAAGATTACGGGGAAACCCAAAGAGTTATACAACTATATTTGAGCTTCTTCTAATTCCCGCTGAATCAGAAAAGTATATTGGGTTCTGAAATCTTGTAACTGAATAAAACAGGTGATTGTGCTTTTCATGTTACCTTCCTTTTGAGGCCTTGTAGTTTGGAAACAAGAGAGTTGAGGCGATCATCAGCATCTTTTCTGGACATGTCTTCACTGTTGGTGGCATCGATAACGTTGCCGATAACGGCATAAATCTCCTTCTCGGCGATCCGGTGGTTGGTTCTCAAAGATTTCTTGAAATGCTCAAAGGGCACCCTCAGAAATTGATTCTCCAGCTTCAACGAATCCGCCAGATGGGTCAGCCTCGATTGCGGCGTAATCGAAGCGGCCGTGGCCGCTGCTGCAGCGGCTGAATCGCCGTTGGGTAGTGAATCCATTTCCCTGGTacggaagaagaaa comes from Macadamia integrifolia cultivar HAES 741 unplaced genomic scaffold, SCU_Mint_v3 scaffold1283, whole genome shotgun sequence and encodes:
- the LOC122063291 gene encoding protein MAEA homolog encodes the protein MDSLPNGDSAAAAAATAASITPQSRLTHLADSLKLENQFLRVPFEHFKKSLRTNHRIAEKEIYAVIGNVIDATNSEDMSRKDADDRLNSLVSKLQGLKRKLEEGSRTENLQLQRCRARLNHLEAAQTENVYEWNNTREKRFLVDYMLRMSYYDTAAMLAESSHLQDLVDIDVFQEAKKVIDALQNKEVAPALAWCAENKSKLKKSKSKFEFQLRLQEFIELVRSDNNLQAITYAQKYLAPWGATHMKELQRVMATLAFKSNTECAAYKVLFEPKQWDDIVEQFKQEFCRLYGMTVEPLLNIYLQAGLSALKTPFCYEEDCTKEDPLSQESFQKLAKPLPFSKQHHSKLVCYITKELMDTENPPLVLPNGYVYSTKALEEMARKNKGKVTCPRTGLICNYSELVKAFIS